One Streptomyces sp. V4I8 genomic window carries:
- a CDS encoding ABC transporter ATP-binding protein, giving the protein MAEPRDVRKATTRLIRADAKAFTATLALNSLAAIAGLASPWLVGRIIDEVRAGHGVTAVDKLALAILIAAAAQLLLARWARYVGHRFGERTLARVREDFVDRTLALPANVVERAGAGDLTARGTADVAVVGTTLRDVGPELLISSVQALFLLAAVVTLDPLLGLCGVLGFGGIWWALRWYLRRARAGYLAEGAATSDVAEILAATATGARTVEALRLEQRRVTASRDALETSRRTRFHTLFLRTVFFPAVEVSYVVPVATVLLLGGVLLERGALSLGEVVAAALYLQRLSEPLDEILMRIEQLQSSGASFARVEGLARAPRATDADSPAPADDLIEVTGVRYAYDRGGEVLSDVDLTVRPGERLAVVGPSGAGKTTLSRLLAGVDAPTAGSVTVGGVPVVSLGPEQLRRQVVLVTQEHHVFLGTVRDNLRIAEPSATDEQVWAALTAVGADGWVRLLPDGLDTALGDGGFRTDGSQAQQLALARVVLADPHTLILDEATALLDPTTARHTERALAAVLQDRTVIAIAHRLHTAHDADRVAVMENGRLTELGTHDELVAAGGAYAALWGSWHGERPASPGTAPA; this is encoded by the coding sequence ATCGCCGAACCCCGAGACGTCCGCAAAGCCACCACCCGCCTGATCCGAGCCGATGCCAAAGCCTTCACAGCCACCCTCGCCCTCAACTCCCTCGCAGCGATCGCCGGCCTCGCCAGCCCCTGGCTGGTGGGCCGCATCATCGACGAGGTCCGCGCCGGCCACGGCGTGACGGCCGTGGACAAACTCGCCCTGGCCATCCTGATAGCCGCCGCAGCCCAGCTGCTGCTGGCCCGCTGGGCCCGCTACGTAGGCCACCGCTTCGGCGAACGCACCCTCGCCCGCGTCCGCGAGGACTTCGTGGACCGCACCCTCGCCCTCCCCGCCAACGTCGTGGAGCGCGCCGGGGCCGGCGACCTCACCGCACGCGGCACCGCTGACGTCGCCGTCGTCGGCACCACCCTGCGCGACGTCGGCCCGGAGCTGCTCATCAGCTCGGTACAGGCGCTGTTCCTGCTGGCCGCGGTGGTCACCCTGGACCCCCTGCTCGGCCTCTGCGGAGTGCTCGGCTTCGGCGGCATCTGGTGGGCGCTGCGCTGGTATCTGCGCCGGGCACGCGCCGGCTATCTCGCCGAGGGCGCGGCCACCTCGGACGTCGCGGAGATCCTCGCGGCGACCGCGACCGGCGCCCGCACGGTGGAGGCGCTGCGTCTCGAACAGCGGCGGGTGACGGCGAGCCGGGACGCGCTGGAGACGTCCCGGCGGACCCGCTTCCACACCCTCTTCCTGCGCACCGTCTTCTTCCCGGCCGTGGAGGTGTCGTACGTCGTCCCGGTCGCGACGGTCCTGCTGCTCGGCGGCGTGCTGCTGGAGCGGGGCGCGTTGAGCCTGGGCGAGGTCGTGGCGGCCGCCCTGTATCTGCAACGGCTGAGCGAGCCGCTGGACGAGATCCTGATGCGGATCGAGCAACTGCAGAGCAGCGGCGCCTCGTTCGCCCGCGTTGAGGGGCTGGCGCGCGCCCCGAGGGCCACCGACGCCGACTCCCCCGCCCCGGCGGACGACCTGATCGAAGTGACCGGCGTGCGCTACGCCTACGACCGCGGCGGCGAGGTCCTCAGCGATGTCGACCTGACCGTGCGGCCGGGGGAACGCCTGGCGGTGGTCGGCCCGTCCGGAGCCGGGAAGACGACGTTGAGCAGGCTGCTGGCGGGCGTGGACGCGCCGACCGCCGGATCGGTGACGGTCGGCGGTGTGCCGGTCGTGTCGCTCGGCCCGGAGCAGCTGCGCCGCCAGGTCGTCCTGGTCACCCAGGAGCACCATGTCTTCCTCGGCACGGTCCGCGACAACCTCCGTATCGCCGAGCCGTCCGCCACGGACGAGCAGGTGTGGGCCGCCCTCACCGCGGTCGGCGCCGACGGCTGGGTACGGCTGCTGCCGGACGGCCTCGACACGGCGCTGGGCGACGGAGGCTTTCGTACGGACGGCTCGCAGGCCCAGCAGCTGGCCCTCGCGCGCGTGGTGCTGGCCGACCCGCACACCCTGATCCTCGACGAGGCGACGGCGCTGCTCGACCCGACGACGGCCCGGCACACCGAGCGCGCCCTGGCCGCCGTGCTCCAGGACCGTACGGTCATCGCCATCGCGCACCGTCTGCACACCGCGCACGACGCGGACCGGGTGGCCGTGATGGAGAACGGCCGGCTCACGGAGCTGGGCACCCATGACGAGCTGGTCGCGGCGGGCGGGGCGTACGCGGCGCTGTGGGGGTCCTGGCACGGGGAGCGGCCCGCCTCGCCCGGAACGGCACCGGCCTGA
- a CDS encoding ABC transporter transmembrane domain-containing protein, which produces MIDAYEDPGEADCRGGARYLWWLVTQQAGRSALGSLISAVWMVLLAAAPYLLSRAVDEGLAPGDYAALAAWTGALAGVHVFNAWLSIMRHRTMTRVRMDALFRTTKVLVGQSVRLGAALPRRIGAGEVVTIGVGDVHTISNSLTVIGPGFGAIVAYLAVAVMLVSVSVPIAVVVLLGMPAIAVLVGPLLGRLQGTETEYRERQSVLTARIADLAGGLRVLNGLGGKDLVSDAFHRDSQRLRAQGYRVGSVTSWVQALGVGLPTLFLAVVTWLAARLAAQGAITVGELVSVYGYVAVLVRPVAFVVEFVYQVSRALVAARRVVRFLRLEPMADTGTRDAPAEPAALHDPESGVRVLPGRLTALAAALPADATAVVDRLGRYVPSSATWGDVPLAEIALPQLRARILVADHEADLFAGTLRELIAGHADQDDLDESAITRAVYTAVAEDVVRGLPDGLDTPIDAQARNLSGGQRQRVRLVRALLADPEVLLAVEPTSALDAHTEARVAERLHTARRGRTTVVTTTSPLLLDQADTVHFLVDGKVAATGSHRELLDGEPGYRALVARDEDAEEVMS; this is translated from the coding sequence ATGATCGACGCGTACGAGGATCCGGGCGAGGCCGACTGTCGCGGCGGCGCCCGGTATCTGTGGTGGCTGGTCACCCAGCAGGCGGGGCGGTCCGCGCTCGGCTCCCTGATCTCCGCCGTCTGGATGGTGCTGCTGGCGGCCGCCCCGTATCTGCTCTCGCGCGCCGTGGACGAGGGCCTGGCGCCCGGTGACTACGCGGCGCTGGCCGCGTGGACGGGTGCGCTGGCCGGGGTGCACGTGTTCAACGCCTGGCTGAGCATCATGCGGCACCGCACGATGACGCGGGTGCGGATGGACGCCCTCTTCCGCACCACCAAGGTCCTCGTCGGGCAGTCGGTCCGGCTGGGTGCCGCCCTGCCGCGCCGGATCGGGGCGGGCGAGGTCGTCACCATCGGTGTCGGCGACGTCCACACGATCAGCAACTCCCTGACCGTCATCGGCCCCGGCTTCGGCGCGATCGTCGCCTACCTCGCGGTGGCGGTCATGCTGGTGTCGGTCTCGGTGCCGATCGCGGTGGTGGTGCTGCTCGGGATGCCGGCGATCGCCGTGCTGGTCGGGCCGCTGCTCGGGCGGTTGCAGGGCACGGAGACGGAGTACCGGGAGCGGCAGAGCGTCCTGACCGCCCGGATCGCCGACCTCGCGGGCGGGCTGCGCGTCCTCAACGGCCTCGGCGGCAAGGACCTCGTCTCCGACGCCTTCCACCGCGACTCGCAGCGGCTGCGCGCGCAGGGCTACCGGGTCGGGTCGGTGACCAGCTGGGTGCAGGCGCTCGGGGTGGGGCTGCCGACCCTGTTCCTGGCGGTGGTGACCTGGCTGGCGGCCCGGCTGGCCGCCCAGGGCGCCATCACCGTGGGCGAGTTGGTCTCGGTCTACGGCTATGTGGCGGTCCTGGTCCGCCCGGTCGCCTTCGTGGTCGAGTTCGTCTACCAGGTCTCCCGCGCACTCGTGGCCGCCCGGCGGGTCGTACGGTTCCTGCGGCTGGAGCCGATGGCCGACACCGGCACCCGGGACGCCCCCGCGGAACCGGCGGCGCTGCACGACCCCGAGTCCGGCGTACGGGTGCTGCCGGGCCGCCTGACCGCACTGGCCGCCGCGCTGCCGGCCGACGCCACGGCCGTCGTCGACCGCCTCGGCCGCTACGTCCCGTCCTCGGCGACGTGGGGTGACGTACCCCTGGCCGAGATCGCGTTACCGCAGCTCAGAGCCCGCATTCTGGTCGCCGACCACGAGGCCGACCTGTTCGCGGGCACGCTGCGGGAGCTGATCGCCGGCCACGCGGACCAGGACGACCTGGACGAGTCGGCGATCACGCGGGCCGTGTACACGGCCGTCGCCGAGGACGTCGTCCGGGGCCTGCCCGACGGCCTCGACACCCCGATCGACGCCCAGGCCCGCAACCTCTCCGGCGGCCAACGCCAACGCGTCCGCCTGGTCCGCGCGTTGCTGGCCGACCCGGAGGTCCTGCTGGCCGTGGAGCCGACGTCGGCCCTGGACGCCCACACCGAGGCCAGGGTCGCGGAACGCCTGCACACGGCGCGGCGGGGCCGCACGACGGTGGTCACGACGACGTCCCCCTTGCTCCTGGACCAGGCGGACACGGTCCACTTCCTGGTCGACGGCAAGGTGGCGGCCACGGGCAGCCACCGCGAACTGCTGGACGGGGAGCCGGGCTACCGGGCGTTGGTGGCCCGGGACGAGGACGCCGAGGAGGTCATGAGTTGA
- a CDS encoding ABC transporter ATP-binding protein, translated as MTATTATAPGKDQPAEEPRRPDDPFDRDVLPTPPGATAALLRSLLTPMKARVAVTTLLLLLQQAAVQAGPLLVAYAIDTAVPAFRRDDLGPLIAVGVGYLLCALVSGVLQYAFILLSARVNQDVLLDLRGRIFRHAQALSLDFHERYTSGRLISRSTTDVESLRELLNEGLQELVTVILSFVYISAMLLWLDLGLGAVAVASFVPLYLLVRLYRRRAARVYTLRSTAIAAVIVKFVETMNGIRPVRAFRREDVNDADFEVLNTHHERTNGDALLEMARYVVGSRLVANTAVAGIVLWGAYRVAGDTLALGVLAAAVLYLRRLYDPIDRLGMFLNSYQSAAASLEKIAGLLAQTPSVPEPSAPRQLPALESEHPGREVVFDGVRFGYRTGGEVLPRFDLTIPAGQTVAVVGSTGAGKSTLAKLLARFYDPSDGRVLLDGVDLRELAVPELRRGVVMVTQEAFLFSGTVAENIAIGRPDATREEIEQAAKAIGAHDFISSLPDGYDTDVRKRGGRISAGQRQLVAFARALLADPAVLILDEATSSLDIPGERAVQRAMSTVLHGRTAVVIAHRLSTVEIADRVLVMEHGQIVEDGSPAELIAGTGRFADLHRAWRDSLA; from the coding sequence ATGACGGCGACGACCGCCACCGCACCGGGCAAGGACCAGCCGGCCGAGGAACCCCGCAGGCCGGACGACCCCTTCGACCGCGACGTCCTGCCCACTCCCCCGGGCGCCACCGCCGCCCTCCTGCGCTCCCTGCTCACCCCGATGAAGGCCCGCGTCGCCGTCACCACGCTCCTGCTGCTGCTCCAGCAGGCGGCGGTGCAGGCGGGCCCGCTGCTGGTGGCGTACGCCATCGACACGGCCGTACCGGCGTTCCGGCGCGACGACCTGGGGCCGCTGATCGCGGTCGGCGTCGGCTATCTGCTGTGCGCGCTGGTCTCCGGCGTGCTGCAGTACGCGTTCATCCTGCTCTCCGCCCGCGTCAACCAGGACGTGCTGCTGGACCTGCGCGGCCGTATCTTCCGCCATGCCCAGGCCCTGAGCCTCGACTTCCACGAGCGCTACACCTCGGGACGGCTCATCTCCCGGTCCACCACGGACGTGGAGTCCCTGCGCGAGCTGCTCAACGAGGGCCTCCAGGAACTCGTGACCGTCATCCTGTCCTTCGTCTACATCTCGGCCATGCTGCTGTGGCTCGACCTCGGCCTGGGTGCGGTCGCGGTGGCCTCGTTCGTGCCGCTGTACCTCCTCGTCCGGCTCTACCGGCGGCGCGCCGCACGCGTGTACACCCTGCGGTCCACCGCGATCGCCGCCGTGATCGTGAAGTTCGTCGAGACGATGAACGGCATCCGCCCGGTGCGCGCCTTCCGCCGCGAGGACGTCAACGACGCCGACTTCGAGGTCCTCAACACCCACCACGAGCGGACGAACGGCGACGCGCTGCTGGAGATGGCCCGCTATGTGGTCGGCTCCCGGCTCGTCGCCAACACCGCGGTCGCGGGGATCGTGCTGTGGGGCGCCTACCGGGTCGCGGGCGACACGCTGGCCCTCGGTGTGCTGGCGGCGGCCGTGCTGTATCTGCGGCGGCTGTACGACCCGATCGACCGGCTCGGCATGTTCCTCAACTCGTACCAGTCGGCCGCGGCCTCCCTGGAGAAGATCGCCGGACTGCTGGCCCAGACGCCGTCCGTGCCCGAACCGTCGGCACCCCGGCAGCTCCCGGCGCTGGAGTCGGAGCACCCCGGCCGCGAGGTCGTCTTCGACGGCGTGCGGTTCGGCTATCGCACCGGCGGCGAGGTGCTGCCCCGCTTCGACCTCACGATCCCCGCGGGACAGACGGTCGCGGTCGTCGGCTCCACCGGCGCCGGCAAGTCCACGCTGGCCAAGCTGCTCGCCCGGTTCTACGACCCCTCCGACGGCCGGGTCCTGCTGGACGGCGTGGACCTGCGCGAGCTGGCCGTGCCCGAACTGCGGCGCGGGGTGGTGATGGTGACGCAGGAGGCGTTCCTGTTCTCCGGCACGGTCGCCGAGAACATCGCCATCGGGCGCCCGGACGCCACCCGTGAAGAGATCGAGCAGGCGGCGAAGGCCATCGGCGCGCACGACTTCATCAGCTCCCTGCCCGACGGCTACGACACCGACGTACGCAAGCGGGGCGGCCGTATCTCCGCCGGTCAGCGCCAACTCGTCGCGTTCGCCCGGGCACTGCTCGCCGACCCGGCCGTGCTGATCCTCGACGAGGCGACCAGCTCGCTCGACATCCCCGGCGAACGGGCCGTGCAGCGCGCGATGTCGACGGTCCTGCACGGGCGTACGGCGGTCGTCATCGCCCACCGCCTGTCCACGGTCGAGATCGCGGACCGTGTGCTGGTCATGGAGCACGGGCAGATCGTCGAGGACGGCTCACCGGCCGAACTCATCGCGGGAACCGGCAGGTTCGCGGATCTGCACCGGGCGTGGCGGGACAGTCTGGCGTAG
- a CDS encoding ABC transporter ATP-binding protein has product MVTTRATAEESSARSDRSAVRTLLRLWPYVRPVRVRLFTAAGVAVVASCLALVIPLVLKWMVDGPVADRDPAGVWLGALYLLLLGFAEALLFGLRRWLVARPLAGVEAAMRADLYRHLQRLPVAFHDRWASGQLLSRGTTDLMLLRMFLAFPLTFLLVNSVTILVGVIIMLLQDWTLGLVILIPAVPVMVTCVIFEKRYASVARRAQDQVGDLTTVVEESVLGIRIIKGFGRHRSQARAFRELSRTLRGTELHKARLLATIWGVIVTLPEVAIGAALVLGTVQVADGGLSAGTLVAFLSTALALRWPVDSIGFLLAMSQEAATATERYFEVMDAVPEEPAAAAPTAVPGTGSTGLKGDGLRFHNVQFRYPDAPADSPPILDRVDLHIRPGESMALVGATGSGKTTLTALVPRLHEVTSGRITLDGDDITAMSREALRELVAVAFEEPTLFSASVADNVLMGTADGAGKPELERALAVAQADFAHHLPHGTETQVGEQGLSLSGGQRQRLALARAVVGRPRFLVLDDPLSALDVHTEAAVEAALREVLAETTALIVAHRPSTVLLADRVALLSDGRIAAVGTHHELLRGNAEYAHLMAGTEEADR; this is encoded by the coding sequence ATGGTGACGACACGTGCAACCGCCGAGGAAAGCTCCGCCCGATCCGACCGATCCGCCGTACGGACGCTGCTGCGGCTGTGGCCGTATGTGCGGCCCGTGCGGGTGCGGTTGTTCACCGCCGCGGGTGTGGCCGTCGTCGCCTCCTGTCTGGCGCTGGTCATTCCGCTCGTCCTGAAGTGGATGGTGGACGGGCCCGTCGCCGACCGGGACCCGGCGGGGGTGTGGCTCGGGGCGCTGTATCTGCTGCTGCTCGGGTTCGCGGAGGCGTTGCTGTTCGGGCTGCGGCGCTGGCTGGTGGCGCGGCCGCTGGCGGGGGTCGAGGCGGCGATGCGGGCGGATCTGTACCGGCATCTGCAGCGGCTGCCGGTGGCGTTCCACGACCGGTGGGCGTCGGGGCAGTTGCTGTCGCGGGGCACGACCGATCTGATGCTGCTGCGGATGTTCCTCGCCTTTCCCCTGACGTTCCTGCTGGTCAACAGCGTGACGATCCTGGTCGGCGTGATCATCATGCTGCTCCAGGACTGGACGCTGGGGCTGGTCATCCTCATCCCGGCCGTGCCCGTGATGGTGACCTGCGTGATCTTCGAGAAGCGGTACGCCTCCGTGGCGCGCCGCGCACAGGACCAGGTCGGCGATCTGACGACGGTCGTCGAGGAGAGCGTGCTCGGCATCCGCATCATCAAGGGGTTCGGCCGGCACCGCAGCCAGGCGCGGGCCTTCCGCGAGCTGTCACGGACCCTGCGCGGCACAGAGCTGCACAAGGCCCGGCTGCTGGCGACGATCTGGGGCGTCATCGTGACCCTGCCGGAGGTGGCCATCGGGGCGGCGCTGGTGCTGGGCACCGTCCAGGTGGCGGACGGCGGCCTCTCGGCGGGCACCCTGGTCGCCTTCCTCTCGACCGCCCTCGCCCTGCGCTGGCCCGTCGACTCGATCGGCTTCCTCCTGGCAATGAGCCAGGAGGCGGCGACGGCGACCGAGCGGTACTTCGAGGTGATGGACGCGGTACCGGAGGAGCCGGCCGCCGCTGCCCCCACCGCTGTGCCGGGCACCGGCTCGACGGGCCTCAAGGGCGACGGACTTCGCTTCCACAACGTCCAGTTCCGCTACCCCGACGCCCCCGCCGACTCCCCGCCCATCCTCGACCGCGTCGACCTCCACATCCGCCCCGGCGAGTCCATGGCCCTCGTCGGCGCAACGGGAAGCGGCAAGACAACCCTCACAGCCCTCGTCCCCCGCCTCCACGAGGTGACGTCCGGCCGCATCACCCTCGACGGCGACGACATCACCGCCATGTCCAGGGAAGCGCTGCGCGAACTCGTCGCGGTCGCCTTCGAAGAGCCCACCCTCTTCTCGGCCAGCGTCGCGGACAACGTTCTCATGGGGACCGCGGACGGTGCCGGAAAGCCCGAGTTGGAGCGGGCCCTGGCCGTCGCGCAGGCCGACTTCGCGCACCACCTGCCCCACGGCACCGAGACCCAGGTGGGCGAACAGGGCCTCAGTCTCTCCGGCGGCCAGCGCCAGCGCCTGGCGCTCGCGCGGGCGGTCGTCGGCCGGCCCAGGTTCCTCGTGCTGGACGACCCCCTGTCCGCCCTCGACGTGCACACCGAGGCCGCCGTGGAGGCCGCCCTGCGGGAGGTGCTCGCGGAGACGACCGCCCTGATCGTGGCCCACAGACCCTCCACCGTGCTGCTCGCGGACCGCGTCGCCCTGCTCTCCGACGGCCGTATCGCCGCCGTCGGCACCCATCACGAACTGCTGCGCGGCAACGCCGAGTACGCCCACCTCATGGCCGGGACAGAGGAGGCCGACCGATGA